A genomic window from Bubalus bubalis isolate 160015118507 breed Murrah chromosome 11, NDDB_SH_1, whole genome shotgun sequence includes:
- the ZFYVE19 gene encoding abscission/NoCut checkpoint regulator, whose translation MESRCYGCAVKFTLFKKEYGCKNCGRAFCSGCLSFSAAVPRAGNTQQKVCKQCHEVLTRGSSPASASKWSPPQNYKKRVAALEAKQKPSTPRSHGLTQQDQVIAERLARLRRENKPKSVPSQAEIEARLAALKDAPQGPVPSTQEMEARLAVLQGRVPSSQAPQLAHQPPDPRTQVQQAQDLLTQLTVEVAIDESWEQEGPATSIQNDLNRGGPGAQSTSSRGQATWALEEEKRRLLAEAAVELREENTRQERILALAKRLAVLQGRDPDRVTLQDYYLPDSDDEEEEEKAIQRVLRQLTEEAALDEASGFNIPVEPTPQPQDQSCGAEPKAQAMATRPEEEEEELPWCCICNEDATLRCAGCDGDLYCNRCFREGHDAFELKEHQTSAYQPLHKGRGH comes from the exons ATGGAGAGTAGGTGCTACGGATGCGCTGTCAAGTTCACCCTCTTCAAGAAGGAG TATGGCTGTAAGAACTGTGGCCGGGCCTTCTGTTCCGGCTGCCTTAGCTTCAGTGCAGCAGTTCCCCGAGCTGGAAACACTCAACAGAAGGTCTGCAAGCAGTGCCATGAGGTTCTGACCAG AGGATCTTCTCCTGCCAGTGCCTCCAAGTGGTCACCACCTCAGAACTATAAGAA GCGTGTGGCAGCATTGGAAGCCAAGCAGAAGCCCAGCACTCCCCGGAGCCATGGACTGACCCAGCAAGATCAAGTCATTGCTGAGCGCCTAGCACGGCTCCGCCGGGAGAACAAGCCCA AGTCAGTGCCCTCGCAGGCGGAGATAGAAGCCAGGCTAGCTGCACTGAAGGATGCACCCCAGGGTCCCGTCCCCTCCACCCAGGAGATGGAGGCAAGGCTCGCTGTGCTGCAAGGCAGAGTTCCATCTTCTCAGGCCCCCCAGCTG GCACATCAACCACCGGACCCCAGGACCCAGGTGCAGCAGGCACAGGATCTGCTGACACAGCTAACAGTGGAGGTGGCTATTGATGAGAGCTGGGAACAAGAAGGCCCAG CCACCTCTATCCAGAACGACCTCAACCGGGGAGGCCCAGGGGCCCAGAGCACCAGTTCCAGGGGGCAAGCCacctgggccctggaggaggagaagagaaggtTGCTGGCTGAGGCAGCAGTCGAGCTTCGGGAGGAGAACACGCGGCAGGAGCGCATCCTGGCCCTCGCCAAGCGCCTGGCTGTGCTGCAGGGACGGGACCCTGACAGAG TGACCCTCCAGGACTACTACCTTCCAGACAGCGAtgatgaagaggaggaagagaaggccaTCCAGAGAGTCCTGCGGCAG CTTACCGAAGAAGCTGCCCTGGATGAGGCAAGTGGCTTTAACATCCCTGTGGAGCCAACTCCCCAACCCCAAGACCAGTCCTGCGGGGCAGAGCCTAAG GCCCAGGCCATGGCCACCAGgcctgaggaagaggaagaggagctcCCTTGGTGCTGCATCTGCAATGAGGATGCCACCCTTCGCTGTGCTGGCTGCGACGGAGACCTCTACTGCAACCGCTGCTTCCG GGAAGGCCACGATGCCTTTGAGCTTAAAGAGCACCAGACATCTGCCTACCAGCCCCTGCATAAAGGCCGAGGGCACTGA